One window of the Nicotiana tabacum cultivar K326 chromosome 4, ASM71507v2, whole genome shotgun sequence genome contains the following:
- the LOC107760864 gene encoding uncharacterized protein LOC107760864, translated as MSTLDKSHVDLEAGTAEIVEKKRSSSVSECSVEVDLEAEEQDTTKAHLPKVIKRDCRICQLSFDASNPESEVPIELGCSCKDDLAAAHKQCAEAWFKIKGNKTCEICGSIARNVAGANEAELVEQWNEANDAAVVAATAPIPAPTVETRNFWQGHRFLNFLLACMVFAFVISWLFHFNVPS; from the exons ATGTCAACTTTAGACAAGTCCCATGTTGATTTGGAAGCTGGTACTGCTGAAATTGTGGAAAAGAAGAGGTCTTCTTCTGTATCAGAATGTTCAGTGGAAGTGGATCTGGAAGCTGAGGAACAGGATACTACTAAGGCACATTTGCCTAAGGTTATAAAGAGGGATTGTAGGATTTGCCAGTTGAGTTTTGATGCTTCGAATCCAGAATCTGAGGTCCCCATTGAATTGGGTTGTTCTTGTAAAGATGATTTGGCTGCTGCTCACAAGCAGTGTGCTGAGGCGTGGTTTAAAATTAAGGGAAACAA AACTTGTGAGATCTGTGGATCAATTGCACGGAATGTTGCAGGTGCAAATGAAGCAGAGCTTGTGGAGCAGTGGAATGAAGCAAATGACGCGGCAGTTGTAGCAGCCACCGCACCTATCCCAGCTCCCACAGTAGAGACCAGAAACTTCTGGCAGGGTCATCGATTCCTAAACTTCTTGCTTGCTTGCATGGTTTTTGCATTTGTGATATCCTGGCTCTTTCACTTCAATGTACCATCATGA